The following nucleotide sequence is from Alphaproteobacteria bacterium.
AATCACCTTCGTAGGCGATCAGAAAATTCCCCAATGCCGCCGTCTGTGCATCGGGGTCGAGCCACGCCGCGTAGGCCGCCGACGGTAATATGACCGGCATGCGAGGATGAATATCGGCGAGGGCCGCGCTCGCGGCAGTGGTCAATATCGTAAACGATTCCAGCCGGTCATCCCGATCGGGGTGCCAAGATTCCCAAAGGCCGGCGAAGGCGAACGGACCGCCGTCGGGTCGGGAAACGCGGAACGGCTGTTTGCGGCCATCGATGGTTTTCCATTCGTAGAATCCGTCGGCCGGCACCAGACAGCGGCGATGACGCATGGCGGATCTGAATGATGGCTTCTCGGCCGCCGTTTCTGCCCGGGCATTGATGAGACGGGACGCGATTTTGATATCCTTGGCCCATGACGGAACCAAGCCCCAATGCAGCAGCACAAGCTCTCGGTCCCCACCGCCGTCCGCATCACGCTGGCGCACCACCGGCAGCGCCTGCGTCGGCGCGGCGTTGTAGCGCGGGCGCAAATTCAGCCCCGGCCCTGAAAAATCGAACAAGGCCCGCATCGCCTCGACCGGCGTGGTGATCGAATACCGCCCACACATGAACAAAGTCTACGCGGTCGTATCGATGGCCGCACCTGCTCAGTTCCCCTGGCCGACAACGGCGAGCTGTGCCCGCTCTTCCGCGACGATCGGAATTGGCTTAGTCTTGGGCACATTCCAAGCCAGGACGGAAGAATCGATGGAGCTGGTAAACGATGTGCGGCCGCCGGCTATCGCCGGGACGTTTTTTCCCGCCGACGCCGGCCCGTTGGCCGCATCCGTGGATGGCCATCTGGCGCAATCCGCTGCCGCTGAATACACGCCGAAGGCGATCATCGCGCCCCATGCAGGTCACGTCTTTTCGGGCCCGATCGCGGGCGCCGTGTACGCCACGCTTCACGCCGTCTCAGCCGAGATACGGCGGGTCGTCATGATTGGCCCATGCCACCGCGTCCCGGTTCGCGGATTCGCCGTGCCCAGCCATCGGCTGTGGCGATCGCCGCTCGGCGATGTCCCCCTCGATCGGGTCACGATCGACCGGCTGTCTTCGTTTGCCGGGGTCGAGGTCAAGGATGAGTGCCACACGGAGGAGCATTGCCTCGAGGTACAACTCCCCTTTCTTCAGCGCATTCTCAGCGATTTTTCGATCGTACCAATCCTCGTCGGCAGAGCGGACCCGCCTCAAGTCGAAGCACTTTTGCGGGAGCTCTGGGGAGGCCCCGAAACGTTGATCGTGATCAGCTCCGACCTCAGCCACTATCACGACTACGCATCGGCGCAGAAACTCGACGGCGCGGCGTCGCTCGCCATCGAATGCCTCCGCCCCCGGCAAATCAACGACGACCAGGCATGTGGACGAATCCCGATCAAGGGCTTGCTGCGCCGGGCCCGTGCCCTCGACATGCGTGTGACCACGCTCGATCTGCGCAATTCCGGCGATACCGCGGGGACCAAGGACCGTGTCGTCGGCTATGGTGCGTATGGTTTCGAGTATGCCCACTCGGCGCGGTTGTCCGATGAGCATCGAAAAATGTTGGGCGACCTCGGCCGTGGGGTCATTTCCGCTGCGGTCGAGAACGGCGGCCGCATGCCTCGCGTCGTCGCCAATACGCTCGCGCCTCAGTTGCGCAGTGCGCGCGCCACGTTCGTCACGCTGAAGATCGGCGGCAAGCTGCGCGGCTGCATCGGGTCGATCACGCCCAGCCGCTCGCTCGCGCTCGATGTCGCGGAAAACAGCTTTAAGGCCGGGTTCGGCGATCCTCGATTCCCCGCGTTATCGGCGGAAGATCGCGACCGCATAGACATCAGCGTTTCTATCTTGAGTACGCCACGCCAACTCGAATGCCGGACGGAGGCTCAATTGGTCGCCGATCTTAACCCCGACCGGGACGGCGTGATTCTGGTCGATGGCGAGAAGCGCGGGCTGTTCCTGCCCCAGGTGTGGGAGAGCCTACCCGACCCACAGGATTTCGTCCGCCACCTCAAAGGCAAAGCCCGCCTGCCCGAAGACCACTGGTCCGATGCCATTCAGTTCTACCGGTTTTCGACGGAAAGCTTCGATTGTCCGCGGCAGAATTGATCAGACCGCGAATTCCTTGATTTTGATCGGCCGACGCTGCGCCCCCCATCGTCCCGGCTCGGAGTCGAAGACGCCGGCACAAGACGTGCCACACGCCAAGCAGTCGCCATGCGGGCCGAGGCGCCAATCGGAAAGCTCGTACCAGTCGCGGGCAATCAATCGTTCGCCACAGGCGTGACAATAGGTGCTGCTGCGGCCCTTATCGTGAACATTGCCGATATAGACGTAGCGGAGTCCATTATCCACCGCGATCCGCCGCGCTTGGCTCAACGTATCGTGGGGTGTCCGCGACTTTTCGAGCATCTTCCAGTCGGGATGAAATGCGGAAAAGTGTAGCGGCACATCGGGACCGAGATTTTCCATAATCCACTGGGTCATTCGATCGATTTCCGCCGCGCTGTCGTTTTCCTCCGGAATCAGCAAGGTCGTGATTTCGACCCATACATCGGTCTCGTGCTTCAGGAAACGAAGCGTGTCGAGGACCGGTTCGAGCGCGCCGGCACAGATCTTGGCGTAGAACGATTCGGTAAA
It contains:
- a CDS encoding SOS response-associated peptidase; amino-acid sequence: MCGRYSITTPVEAMRALFDFSGPGLNLRPRYNAAPTQALPVVRQRDADGGGDRELVLLHWGLVPSWAKDIKIASRLINARAETAAEKPSFRSAMRHRRCLVPADGFYEWKTIDGRKQPFRVSRPDGGPFAFAGLWESWHPDRDDRLESFTILTTAASAALADIHPRMPVILPSAAYAAWLDPDAQTAALGNFLIAYEGDLDATPVSTAVNNVRNDSPACFETAESAPQLI
- the amrB gene encoding AmmeMemoRadiSam system protein B: MELVNDVRPPAIAGTFFPADAGPLAASVDGHLAQSAAAEYTPKAIIAPHAGHVFSGPIAGAVYATLHAVSAEIRRVVMIGPCHRVPVRGFAVPSHRLWRSPLGDVPLDRVTIDRLSSFAGVEVKDECHTEEHCLEVQLPFLQRILSDFSIVPILVGRADPPQVEALLRELWGGPETLIVISSDLSHYHDYASAQKLDGAASLAIECLRPRQINDDQACGRIPIKGLLRRARALDMRVTTLDLRNSGDTAGTKDRVVGYGAYGFEYAHSARLSDEHRKMLGDLGRGVISAAVENGGRMPRVVANTLAPQLRSARATFVTLKIGGKLRGCIGSITPSRSLALDVAENSFKAGFGDPRFPALSAEDRDRIDISVSILSTPRQLECRTEAQLVADLNPDRDGVILVDGEKRGLFLPQVWESLPDPQDFVRHLKGKARLPEDHWSDAIQFYRFSTESFDCPRQN